A portion of the Glycine max cultivar Williams 82 chromosome 10, Glycine_max_v4.0, whole genome shotgun sequence genome contains these proteins:
- the LOC102669210 gene encoding uncharacterized protein encodes MTSSVKSSEEYKEVSHDFELEEEEELFEIDLEAVNCIPPPHFLESCYYTSTGNIALLANCLLPISDVSKAIPAVSFEERTNVVLITEPTSLGEYLRLPFLGTLGVIHEKMEAQFHFQFQR; translated from the coding sequence atgacTTCTTCAGTTAAGAGTTCAGAAGAGTACAAAGAAGTTTCTCATGATTTTGAAttggaggaggaagaggaattGTTTGAGATTGATCTTGAGGCAGTGAATTGCATTCCACCACCCCATTTCTTGGAAAGTTGTTACTACACTTCCACAGGGAATATTGCCCTTTTGGCCAATTGTTTGTTACCCATATCTGATGTCTCTAAAGCTATTCCTGCAGTGTCTTTTGAAGAGAGGACCAATGTTGTGTTGATTACAGAGCCCACATCGTTGGGGGAGTATCTTAGGCTACCCTTCTTGGGGACTCTTGGAGTTATACACGAGAAAATGGAAGCACAATTTCATTTCCAGTTTCAGCGTTAG
- the CEN2 gene encoding CEN-like protein 2-like gives MARMSTDPLIIGRVIGDVLGSFTPTIKMTVTYNKKQVYNGYEFFPSTITTRPRVEIGGGDMRSFYTLIMTDPDVPGPSDPYLREHLHWMVTDIPGTTNASFGKVLVSYEMPNPNIGIHRYVFVLLKQKRRQCVTRPPSSRDHFNTRKFSAENDLGLPVAAVYFNAQRETAARRR, from the exons ATGGCAAGGATGTCGACAGATCCTCTAATTATTGGGAGAGTCATAGGAGATGTTCTTGGCTCTTTCACCCCAACCATAAAAATGACCGTAACTTACAATAAGAAGCAAGTCTACAATGGGTACGAGTTCTTCCCTTCCACAATTACCACAAGGCCAAGGGTTGAGATTGGTGGAGGAGATATGAGGTCCTTCTATACACtg ATTATGACAGACCCGGATGTCCCTGGCCCTAGTGATCCTTACCTGAGAGAGCATTTGCACTG GATGGTGACAGACATTCCAGGCACAACAAATGCCTCATTTG ggAAAGTGTTGGTGAGCTATGAGATGCCAAACCCTAACATTGGGATACACAGGTATGTGTTTGTCCTGTTGAAGCAAAAACGTAGGCAGTGTGTAACTCGTCCACCTTCTTCAAGGGATCACTTCAACACTCGCAAATTCTCAGCTGAGAATGACCTTGGCCTCCCTGTTGCTGCTGTCTACTTCAATGCACAGAGGGAAACTGCTGCAAGAAGACGCTAG
- the LOC100791240 gene encoding uncharacterized protein LOC100791240 (The RefSeq protein has 3 substitutions compared to this genomic sequence) has product MATGVNRKISAASARAHTRRAKKTNSLSLPSGILGTALAVLFIGFLAWAYQVIQPPAPKICGTSDGPPITAPRIKLRDGRHLAYKEHGVPKDAAKYKIISVHAFDCCRHDTVVANTLSPDVVEELGLYIVSFDRSGYGESDPGPNRTLKSLALDIEELADHLGLGSKFYVVGVSMGGQVVWNCLKYIPNRLAGAVLISPVVNYWWPGLPANLTTEAFSKKKLEDRWALRVAHYIPWLTYWWNTQRWFPASTAIAHSPDNLSHQDKELVPKMSNRKSYVAQVRQQGDYETLHRDLNIGSGNWEYSPLDLENPFPNNEGSVHLWHGDEDLMVPVTLQRYIAQKLPWIHYHELQGSGHMFAHADGMSDTIIKSLLRAK; this is encoded by the exons ATGGCCACCGGAGTGAACAGAAAAATTTCTGCTGCATCAGCTCGGGCCCACACCAGAAGGGCAAAGAAAACCAATTCCCTTTCCCTCCCATCGG GAATTCTTGGAACAGCACTAGCAGTGTTGTTTATTGGGTTTTTAGCATGGGCTTATCAGGTTATTCAACCTCCCGCTCCCAAGATATGTGGCACTTCTGATGGACCGCCTATAACAGCACCAAGAATCAAATTAAGAGACGGAAGGCATTTGGCATACAAAGAGCATGGCGTTCCAAAGGATGCAGCCAAGTATAAAATCATCTCTGTCCATGCTTTTGATTGTTGCAGGCATGATACTGTGGTTGCCAATACCCTATCGCCG GATGTTGTTGAGGAGCTGGGGCTCTACATTGTATCTTTCGACAGACCTGGTTATGGGGAAAGTGATCCTGATCCAAATCGTACTTTAAAAAGCCTTGCTTTAGATATAGAAGAGCTTGCAGATCACCTGGGATTGGGGTCCAAATTCTATGTAGTTGGTGTCTCCATGGGTGGACAAGTTGTTTGGAACTGCCTTAAGTACATACCTAACAG GCTGGCAGGTGCAGTACTCATAAGCCCCGTTGTGAACTACTGGTGGCCTGGTCTTCCTGCAAACTTAACTACTGAagcattttctaaaaaaaaattagaagaccgATGGGCACTTCGTGTTGCTCACTACATACCGTGGCTAACTTACTGGTGGAACACTCAAAGATGGTTCCCTGCCTCTACTGCAATTGCTCATAGTCCAGATAACCTTTCTCATCAAGACAAAGAACTTGTGCCTAAGATGTCTAATAGAAAGAGTTATGTG GCACAGGTAAGACAGCAAGGTGATTATGAAACCCTCCACCGCGACTTAAATATTGGTTTCGGTAACTGGGAATATAGTCCCCTTGAtcttgaaaacccatttccaaaTAATGAAGGCTCTGTCCATCTTTGGCATGGAGATGAGGATCTGATGGTTCCAGTTACATTGCAACGATACATAGCGCAAAAGCTTCCATGGATTCACTATCATGAACTCCAAGGTTCTGGtcacatgtttgctcatgctgATGGTATGAGTGATACTATCATTAAGTCACTTTTACGTGCAAAGTAG